A stretch of Acropora muricata isolate sample 2 chromosome 7, ASM3666990v1, whole genome shotgun sequence DNA encodes these proteins:
- the LOC136923106 gene encoding uncharacterized protein yields MAYFRNDDWKEDIALKNDLKKYVGQLFKGEEILSFVQKDYPCYTWSIRSLDRRLRHFEIYYSDRDVSVEDVRKAVADELDGPGKLLGYRAMQKKIRQKCELNVPRDLVHAVMYDLDPEGLEARGVGAKLKGRKAKGHFTTKGPNFVHSVDGHDKLMGYQNSTYPLAIYGCIDTASRKLLWLRIWVSNSDPLLIGRWYLEYLYESRIIAYNLRMDRGTETGILATMHAFLRRHHGDIDPMETVIYGPSTSNQIERWWRELHERLEKFFKNHLSWLKQQGHYDPRNSTDRMLLAFIMIPIMQRELDAFKDTVWNCHRIRPQKDAVLPAGIPDHIYCFPEEYGLEQCGLPVSEENLKEVAEQSGVLNVADDFLDPAFRLECERLIPNVQDLEAKDCRDAYLYLKHNFNISSI; encoded by the exons ATGGCGTATTTTCGTAATGATGATTGGAAAGAGGATATCGCACTAAAGAACGATTTGAAGAAATATGTCGGTCAATTGTTCAAAGGAGAGGAAATTCTAAGCTTCGTCCAAAAGGATTATCCTTGTTATACTTGGAGCATTCGCTCGCTTGATCGCAGGCTTCGACATTTCGAAATCTATTACAGTGACCGGGACGTATCAGTTGAGGACGTTAGGAAGGCCGTGGCAGACGAACTTGATGGACCTGGAAAACTGTTGGGATACCGGGCCATGCAGAAAAAGATTCGTCAGAAGTGTGAACTGAATGTCCCGAGAGACTTGGTCCATGCTGTTATGTATGACTTGGATCCTGAAGGTCTCGAAGCTCGAGGCGTTGGTGCAAAATTAAAGGGAAGGAAAGCGAAAGGACATTTCACTACCAAGGGGCCGAACTTTGTCCACTCTGTTGACGGTCATGACAAGTTGATGGGGTATCAAAATAGCACGTATCCTCTCGCAATATACGGTTGTATCGACACGGCTAGTCGAAAGCTTTTGTGGCTTCGCATATGGGTATCAAACTCAGATCCCCTATTGATTGGTCGTTGGTACCTGGAGTACCTGTACGAGTCCAGAATCATTGCCTACAACCTTAGAATGGACAGGGGCACTGAGACAGGAATATTGGCGACTATGCACGCGTTCCTGAGAAGACATCATGGTGACATTGATCCAATGGAGACTGTTATTTATGGTCCATCGACTTCAAACCAG ATTGAAAGGTGGTGGAGAGAACTCCATGAAAGGTTGGAGAAATTCTTCAAGAACCACCTAAGCTGGTTGAAACAACAAGGACACTATGATCCAAGAAATTCCACTGACAG GATGCTTCTTGCATTTATTATGATCCCAATTATGCAAAGAGAGCTTGATGCATTCAAAGATACAGTCTGGAATTGTCACCGAATTAGGCCACAGAAGGATGCTGTGCTTCCAGCTGGTATTCCTGACCATATTTACTGCTTCCCAGAGGAATATGGTTTGGAACAATGTG GGTTGCCAGTTTCTGAGGAGAATTTAAAGGAAGTTGCTGAACAGTCAGGTGTTCTCAATGTCGCGGATGACTTCCTTGATCCTGCCTTTAGGTTGGAGTGTGAACGTCTGATTCCCAACGTACAAGACCTTGAGGCCAAAGACTGTAGAGATGCATATCTTTATTTAAAACATAATTTTAACATATCCTCAATTTGA
- the LOC136921711 gene encoding ATP-dependent DNA helicase RecQ-like: MASKRLSFDEFNKSVESILCSLQNVKIHELSPHQSQALYHFISGEDTFVVLPTGHGKSLIYQMSVHYAKEVGSCVNPIVFVISPLNALICDQIRECQRVGLNAVKLEASNIEELRTECKYNVIFSSAEVLESFSAKMFLQSLGSRVVGIVVDESHCVVKWGIQDDPFRGAYGQIGNLRGFVRCPVLCLTATAGIKTRREIMKSLHMRNVKVVKLSPDKPNCKFIVAKAVGDIEEQFKSMVEELREEQQSFPKTIVYCRSIASCGEMFSLFSEELEGMSDGMYAMYHSKTPQTIQVKVLDSLGEKDGLVRIVFATNALGMGVNIPNIRRVVHYGIPRDTEEYIQEVGRGGRDKEKFEAIMLYKSFHLAACDDEIKSYVRNPSNQCRRKSIMRFFKERCNSPSLGHDCCDICTKACDCGNEEMHKNSLQLEKSATGGSNPPLSRSVNDEERAFLKEVLVGHLSSNPHASFLGMNVLVDSLDHETVDSIVDNCKYIFSIDYLLDNFPILSHALAHEILIVVNEVFEDVEEAVQCSKIQLEEFDSDDLMLNVPDWCTEFNISNSEHSESSEEDHL; this comes from the exons atggcgTCGAAGCGGTTGTCTTTCGACGAGTTCAATAAGTCTGTTGAGAGTATTTTGTGTAGTTTACAAAACGTTAAAATCCACGAGCTATCGCCTCATCAAAGTCAAGCGCTGTATCATTTCATTTCGGGGGAAGATACTTTCGTTGTGTTACCCACCGGTCATGGTAAATCGCTAATTTACCAGATGTCTGTTCACTACGCCAAAGAGGTGGGATCGTGTGTAAATCCGATTGTGTTTGTAATTTCCCCGTTAAACGCCCTCATATGTGATCAGATTAGAGAATGTCAAAGAGTTGGACTTAATGCCGTGAAGTTGGAGGCGTCTAATATCGAGGAACTACGCACGGAATGCAAATATAATGTTATTTTTAGCAGCGCAGAGGTACTCGAATCTTTCTCAGCGAAAATGTTTCTTCAGTCCCTGGGATCGCGCGTTGTTGGGATTGTTGTTGACGAGTCCCACTGTGTGGTAAAATG GGGAATCCAAGATGATCCATTTAGAGGTGCCTATGGACAGATTGGTAATTTACGTGGGTTTGTTCGTTGTCCAGTGCTATGTTTGACAGCTACTGCAGGCATAAAGACCAGACGTGAAATAATGAAATCACTACACATGCGAAATGTGAAAGTTGTCAAGTTGTCACCAGACAAACCGAACTGTAAGTTTATTGTTGCAAAAGCCGTGGGGGATATTGAAGAACAGTTTAAATCTATGGTTGAAGAGTTGAGGGAGGAACAGCAAAGTTTCCCAAAGACAATTGTTTATTGTCGATCGATTGCAAGTTGTGGTGAAATGTTCTCGTTGTTTAGTGAAGAGCTGGAGGGAATGTCAGATGGCATGTACGCAATGTACCATTCCAAAACACCTCAAACAATACAGGTAAAAGTCCTTGATTCACTTGGGGAAAAGGATGGTCTTGTAAGGATTGTTTTTGCAACTAATGCACTTGGGATGGGGGTAAACATACCAAATATCCGAAGGGTTGTTCATTATGGTATTCCGAGGGATACTGAAGAGTACATCCAAGAAGTAGGGAGAGGGGGAAGGgataaagaaaaatttgaagCAATCATGCTTTACAAATCCTTCCACCTTGCTGCATGTGATGACGAAATAAAGAGTTATGTACGCAATCCATCAAACCAGTGTAGAAGAAAATCTATCATGCGCTTTTTCAAGGAAAGGTGTAATAGCCCATCTCTTGGTCATGACTGCTGTGACATTTGTACTAAAGCCTGTGACTGTGGGAATGAGGAAATGCACAAAAACAGCCTTCAACTTGAGAAAAGTGCTACTGGTGGGAGCAATCCTCCTCTGAGCCGGTCAGTCAATGATGAGGAACGAGCATTTCTAAAGGAAGTTTTGGTGGGACATTTAAGTTCAAACCCGCATGCTTCATTTTTGGGAATgaatgttcttgtagattccCTGGACCATGAAACTGTTGACAGCATTGTTGACAACTGTAAGTATATTTTTAGTATTGATTATTTGTTAGACAATTTTCCAATTCTTAGTCATGCTCTGGCACATGAAATATTGATAGTAGTTAATGAGGTGTTTGAAGACGTTGAAGAAGCTGTGCAGTGTTCAAAAATTCAACTGGAGGAGTTTGACTCTGATGATTTGATGTTGAATGTTCCTGATTGGTGCACAGAATTTAATATTAGTAACTCTGAGCACAGTGAATCAAGTGAAGAAGACCATTtatga
- the LOC136921712 gene encoding paired box protein Pax-3-B-like has protein sequence MYRDRILDLHHDGLSERQIAREVRVSHTYVGKVIKRYDESNTDLRAQRSRFVKPKVDQTASEYIECCRLMSPSIYGSEIRQRLLLDGVVHPVDLPSVSQINRVSHTQHAMSRKRITVVPRESTTPTVTEAVDAFLDEISHFRAPKLHFTKYGSAVLGEPAIEVQRYASNANYTINLLHSINGVDFFNILDGPSNGMELLTFFDEALQLEREDGSAILERGDCVIMDNCGFHHARFVEPILRNMFADCGITLLFQPPYSPDFNTCEFCFRQIKGYLRRFQLFAELETKIAIAEAILQISPENSFSYFRHCGYVFWF, from the coding sequence ATGTACAGGGACAGAATATTAGACTTGCATCATGACGGGCTTAGTGAGCGTCAAATAGCTCGAGAAGTTCGTGTGAGTCATACCTACGTCGGCAAAGTCATTAAACGTTATGACGAGTCGAATACAGATCTCAGAGCCCAAAGGAGCCGTTTCGTAAAACCCAAAGTAGATCAGACTGCTTCTGAATATATTGAATGTTGTAGACTCATGAGCCCTAGCATTTATGGAAGTGAAATTAGACAGAGATTACTTCTTGATGGCGTCGTTCACCCAGTAGATCTCCCCAGCGTCTCACAAATAAACAGAGTTTCACATACACAACATGCAATGTCAAGGAAGAGAATAACAGTCGTTCCTCGCGAATCAACTACACCCACAGTGACGGAAGCAGTGGATGCTTTCCTTGACGAAATTTCGCACTTTAGGGCACcaaagttacattttacaaAGTATGGCAGTGCTGTTCTCGGAGAACCTGCCATTGAAGTTCAACGATACGCATCAAATGCAAACTACACAATTAATTTATTACACTCTATAAACGGGGTTgacttttttaatattttagatGGCCCTTCCAACGGCATGGAACTATTAACATTTTTTGACGAGGCCCTTCAGCTAGAGCGGGAGGATGGGAGTGCAATTCTTGAACGTGGCGACTGCGTTATAATGGATAATTGTGGATTCCATCATGCACGATTCGTGGAACCTATTCTAAGGAACATGTTTGCCGACTGTGGTATAACTTTATTATTCCAGCCTCCCTATTCCCCCGATTTCAACACTTGTGAATTCTGCTTCCGTCAAATAAAGGGGTATTTGCGTCGCTTTCAACTATTTGCAGAACTTGAAACGAAAATCGCAATCGCGGAGGCTATTTTACAAATATCCCCAGAAAACTCGTTCTCGTATTTTCGCCACTGTGGTTACGTTTTCTGGTTTTAA
- the LOC136921714 gene encoding zinc finger protein 862-like — translation MTENAFQGKWVCVRNSGDFETTEVERARSNLPGALNEDAPANVSEDQGERIVSGDISVANTSPESTPRPSTSAHVDFAKRQKEQAEHVKEVSQLFPGVDAQHLHQFDVCSIRNCSSLSSPTDKDNKVQSKFRHEWLFDKSLGFCLSTEWNWCVYVEGQGMYCALCRKHKVQNKQNKSKTFVEEPSCRIRKATFKDHANSQQHKDAIEAEHLQRVSGFHKAAEKGKAVKDEVYFNAFYSVYWLAKNEVANRKTLSLLQLLEFLGLRDMKFFDHQSQRSIRKIFLTLGQTVARRVLTNVQHAKAYGILLDEVTDISVQEMLLASVQYFSQESGMTEVKFLFVKNLLEESESADSQTIFHTVTSKLEELNLKMDHCMSLVSDGASVMTGHRNGLAVKLKEVNKNMISFHCICHKLALACTDTLKELDYISLVQDHLRTLWKYFEDSPKRMAVFLKAQLALQAVTVTDGTKQRLVLRLKKACSTRWLSFDGSVNALYETYIPVVQTLAKQRKVAVAEGLLGKVHCYKFVSTLYMLKEVLPLLATLSQVFQKGTLDFSHIAPSVAYCKSKLNEVKRNKAFLHRLHDDLQPGGRLGTAEITITPHKVSLAESLTEKYISALVKNIDARFGNCLPAVSAFSVFDPVHLPEPSQTSFADYGKTEMNVIGEQFFASLPNEDRATRKEKLQAEYGKFKYDLASWKVKIPPECQPNTERPPEITAMTWSLQKLAKMGHFYEELSFVAEIILSAPVTNAWPERGASALKRIKTRLRSKLGDDMMFSLMHITINGPELGTSESREMVEQAYEDWKSAKTRRYRSGPILNTPASSTEHEPPHQALPCVEMSDAGVQTEVESLGTSSATQPLAAAISETEALSILQLSDITDAECDTENDLDFDFSL, via the coding sequence TACCAGGTGCTTTAAATGAAGATGCCCCCGCAAATGTATCTGAAGACCAAGGCGAAAGAATTGTCTCTGGTGACATCTCTGTAGCAAACACTAGCCCAGAGTCCACCCCAAGGCCGAGCACCAGTGCCCATGTAGACTTTGCCAAAAGACAGAAGGAACAAGCTGAGCACGTTAAGGAGGTGTCTCAACTCTTTCCTGGTGTAGATGCTCAGCATCTTCACCAGTTTGATGTGTGCTCCATTCGCAACtgttcttctctttcttctccAACTGACAAGGACAACAAGGTTCAAAGCAAATTTCGTCATGAATGGCTCTTTGACAAGAGTCTTGGCTTCTGCTTGTCCACTGAATGGAACTGGTGCGTTTATGTGGAAGGACAGGGCATGTACTGTGCCCTGTGCCGAAAACATAAGGTACAAAACAAGCAGAACAAAAGCAAGACTTTTGTTGAAGAGCCCAGCTGCCGCATTCGTAAAGCGACCTTCAAAGACCATGCCAATTCTCAACAGCACAAAGATGCTATAGAAGCTGAACACTTACAGCGTGTTTCAGGCTTCCACAAGGCAGCAGAAAAGGGAAAAGCAGTTAAGGATGAAGTCTACTTCAATGCATTCTATTCTGTATATTGGCTGGCAAAAAATGAGGTGGCCAATAGGAAAACCCTATCTCTTCTGCAACTTTTAGAATTCTTGGGACTCAGGGATATGAAGTTCTTTGACCATCAGTCTCAAAGATCAATACGCAAGATCTTCTTAACCCTTGGACAAACAGTGGCAAGACGTGTTCTGACCAATGTTCAGCATGCAAAAGCATACGGTATTCTCCTTGATGAGGTAACTGATATTTCAGTTCAGGAAATGCTTCTTGCATCTGTACAGTATTTCAGTCAAGAAAGTGGTATGACTGAGGTGAAATTCTTATTTGTCAAGAATCTTTTAGAAGAATCGgaatctgctgatagtcaaacTATCTTTCACACTGTCACTAGTAAATTGGAGGAGCTCAATCTGAAAATGGATCACTGTATGTCTCTTGTCTCAGACGGAGCATCGGTAATGACTGGCCACAGAAATGGGCTTGCAGTTAAACTTAAGGAAGTCAACAAGAACATGATTTCTTTTCACTGCATTTGCCACAAACTGGCTTTAGCATGCACAGACACCCTCAAGGAACTGGATTACATTAGCCTGGTTCAGGATCACTTGAGGACACTTTGGAAATACTTTGAGGATTCCCCAAAGAGAATGGCTGTCTTTCTTAAAGCACAACTGGCTTTACAGGCAGTAACTGTTACTGATGGAACGAAGCAAAGGCTTGTTTTGAGGCTCAAGAAAGCCTGCAGCACGCGTTGGCTCAGTTTTGACGGTTCTGTCAATGCTTTGTATGAAACATATATTCCAGTGGTCCAGACCTTAGCTAAGCAGCGAAAAGTGGCAGTTGCAGAGGGTCTTTTGGGCAAAGTGCATTGCTACAAGTTTGTCTCGACACTATACATGCTGAAAGAGGTTCTTCCACTGTTAGCTACGCTCAGCCAAGTTTTTCAGAAAGGAACCTTGGACTTCTCACACATTGCACCATCTGTGGCTTACTGCAAGTCAAAGCTGAATGAAGTGAAGAGGAACAAGGCCTTTCTGCATCGACTGCATGACGATTTACAGCCTGGGGGAAGGCTTGGCACGGCAGAAATCACTATCACTCCGCATAAAGTGTCACTGGCGGAATCCTTGACAGAGAAGTACATCAGTGCACTTGTGAAGAACATCGATGCCCGGTTTGGTAACTGCCTCCCGGCAGTCTCAGCCTTCTCTGTCTTTGATCCTGTGCATCTTCCAGAGCCATCTCAAACCAGCTTTGCAGACTATGGGAAGACAGAAATgaacgtgattggagagcagtTTTTTGCCTCCCTTCCCAATGAAGATAGAGCAACAAGGAAAGAGAAGCTGCAGGCAGAGTATGGCAAGTTTAAGTATGATTTGGCATCATGGAAAGTTAAGATTCCCCCAGAGTGCCAGCCCAACACAGAGCGACCACCTGAAATCACTGCCATGACCTGGTCCCTCCAGAAGCTTGCTAAGATGGGCCACTTCTATGAGGAACTGAGCTTTGTTGCAGAGATTATTCTATCGGCACCAGTTACAAATGCATGGCCAGAGAGAGGAGCCTCAGCCCTTAAGAGAATCAAGACAAGACTGAGAAGCAAACTTGGCGATGACATGATGTTCAGCTTAATGCACATCACCATCAATGGTCCAGAACTTGGCACTTCTGAAAGCAGGGAAATGGTGGAACAAGCTTATGAAGACTGGAAATCTGCAAAGACAAGGCGATATCGCTCTGGGCCAATTCTCAACACACCAGCATCTTCTACTGAACATGAGCCACCACATCAAGCCCTCCCTTGTGTCGAGATGTCTGATGCTGGAGTACAGACAGAAGTGGAATCACTTGGCACCAGTAGTGCAACCCAACCTTTGGCTGCAGCCATTTCAGAAACTGAGGCTTTATCCATCCTCCAACTGAGTGACATTACTGATGCTGAATGTGACACAGAGAATGACTTAGACTTTGACTTCAGTctttaa
- the LOC136921713 gene encoding uncharacterized protein has protein sequence MYCSNCGSDVENCKFCRTCGKGKRISDTSDGSESEPDELEGRFDEEEILKYYFHRGFSYQEILLFLCNRHQCEMSYSTLLRRLKEYCLKRWGVVNEETSNDKFLKVQRRMRELINGPCSSLGYRSIWHILEMEGLRVPRVIVQDLLKEMDTDGTELRRKHCLKRRMYHNPGPNYAWHIDGYDKLKQWGFPIHGAIDGFSRKILWLEVTRSNNSPNKIASYYAKTVSEVGGCPIELITDLGTENGLAAALQSFFRDNPEAHRFVASPRNQRIEAWWSYYSKSHSSWWRSFFGDLEFQGVGDTSSKISMECLWYCFNKVLQAELTSVKEHWNTHRILESRNNTVPGRPDSLYFLPEIHGARDCLFQLPAAEVEFGSQHIIEDLDCPENDHQEYFDYARDSVSIPFPIDWEGALEMYKKLTHVAIHGYNA, from the exons ATGTACTGCAGTAATTGTGGGAGCGATGTTGAAAACTGCAAATTTTGCAGAACCTGTGGAAAAGGTAAGAGAA TTTCAGATACTTCAGATGGGTCAGAGAGTGAACCTGATGAATTGGAAGGAAGATTTGATGAAGAGGAAATTCTGAAGTACTACTTTCATCGTGGGTTTAGTTACCAGGAAATACTCCTCTTTCTTTGTAATCGTCATCAGTGTGAAATGAGTTATAGTACCCTGTTAAGAAGGCTAAAAGAATATTGTTTGAAGAGGTGGGGTGTGGTGAATGAGGAAACCTCTAATGATAAATTTCTGAAAGTACAAAGACGTATGAGGGAACTTATTAATGGGCCCTGCAGCTCCTTGGGGTATCGTTCTATTTGGCATATCCTTGAAATGGAAGGTCTCCGAGTTCCCAGGGTAATTGTTCAAGATTTGTTGAAAGAGATGGACACAGATGGAACTGAGCTACGTAGAAAGCATTGCTTAAAAAGGAGAATGTATCACAATCCCGGACCTAACTATGCTTGGCACATTGATGGCTATGACAAGCTAAAGCAGTGGGGTTTCCCTATCCATGGTGCAATTGATGGATTTAGCAGGAAGATATTATGGCTGGAAGTTACCCGTTCCAATAACTCACCTAACAAAATAGCCTCTTATTATGCTAAAACAGTTTCAGAAGTAGGAGGCTGCCCTATAGAATTGATTACTGATTTGGGAACTGAAAATGGGTTGGCAGCAGCCTTACAGTCATTCTTTCGTGATAATCCTGAGGCACATCGCTTTGTTGCTTCACCAAGGAACCAAAGAATAGAGGCTTGGTGGTCCTATTATTCAAAGAGTCACTCCTCATGGTGGAGGAGTTTCTTTGGTGATTTAGAATTTCAGGGGGTTGGAGACACTTCATCAAAAATAAGCATGGAGTGCCTATGGTATTGCTTTAACAAAGTATTGCAAGCAGAGCTCACTTCTGTGAAAGAGCATTGGAATACCCATAGGATTCTCGAATCAAGAAATAATACAGTACCAGGACGGCCAGATTCCCTCTATTTCTTGCCAGAAATTCATGGGGCAAGGGATTGTCTATTTCAGTTACCAGCTGCAGAGGTTGAGTTTGGTTCACAACACATAATTGAAGATTTGGATTGCCCAGAAAATGACCATCAGGAGTATTTTGACTATGCTAGAGATAGCGTTTCCATACCTTTTCCTATAGACTGGGAAGGAGCACTTGAAATGTACAAGAAACTGACACATGTTGCCATTCATGGATATAATGCTTAG